The Camarhynchus parvulus unplaced genomic scaffold, STF_HiC, whole genome shotgun sequence genome has a window encoding:
- the FLRT1 gene encoding leucine-rich repeat transmembrane protein FLRT1, protein MWPPGLSGGGYLGRGRSGKGPPPPPPGPHAPAGATRGPPGGAGGPWSPGPGEHGRARGGARGERQEPGHPSTHGPPSPSPPRPPVTAGGGTPKAADHRHPLLTTATTATTIPLLTTGLTLLTTATTATTIPLLTTALTLLTAAAPPAAACPAVCRCSGGRVYCNDRGLTAVPEGLPPGATTLFLQNNRIGDAGIPARLGRLPALRVLYLYANALEQLPAHLPPALRELHLQENNVRGLCRRALARAPLLERLHLDDNSVSAAGIEEDAFAENRRLRLLFLSRNHLSSVPAGLPPALEELRLDDNRIHTIPLRAFEGLPALRRLVLDGNLLANQRMADDTFSRLGNLSELSLGRNALAAPPANLPRARLRRLSLAANAISHVPAGALARMRALERLDLSDNNLTTLPRGLFDDLGSLSHLGLRNNPWFCGCNLAWLRDWLRRRAPPRLEVRGLLCQAPARLRGLPVGELRGEMDACENPAGAAGTGAGRPRPSRPAFPAAPGGAAAASPGLWVQAAPGGALRVRWPPAPPGASLRLSWLRPGGA, encoded by the exons ATGTGGCCCCCAGGGCTGAGTGGGGGTGgttatttggggagggggaggtcggggaagggg ccgccgccgccgccgccgggcccgcACGCGCCGGCCGGAGCCACCCG cGGCccccccggcggggcgggggggccATGGAGCCCCGGGCCCGGTGAGCACGGCCGGGCACGAGGAGGAGCCCGAGGGGAGCGACAGGAGCCAG GCCACCCATCCACCCATGGCCCCCCCTCCCCGTCCCCTCCCCGTCCCCCGGTCACCGCggggggggggaccccaaagGCTGCTGACCACCGGCATCCCCTGCTAACCACCGCGACCACCGCGACCACCATCCCGCTGCTGACCACCGGCCTCACCCTGCTGACCACCGCGACCACCGCGACCACCATCCCGCTGCTGACCACCGCCCTCACCCTGCTGAccgccgccgcgccccccgCGGCCGCCTGTCCCGCCGTTTGCCGCTGCTCCGGCGGCCGCGTTTACTGCAACGACCGCGGGCTGACGGCCGTGCCCGAGGGGCTCCCTCCCGGCGCCACCACGCTGTTCCTGCAGAACAACCGCATCGGCGACGCGGGCATCCCGGCTCGCCTGGGCCGGCTGCCGGCGCTGCGGGTGCTCTACCTGTACGCCAAcgctctggagcagctgccgGCTCACCTGCCGCCGGCTCTGCGGGAGCTGCACCTGCAGGAGAACAACGTGCGCGGCCTCTGCCGCCGGGCGCTGGCCCGGGCGCCGCTGCTCGAGCGGCTGCACCTGGACGATAACTCGGTGTCGGCGGCCGGCATCGAGGAGGACGCGTTCGCCGAGAACCGCCGGCTGcgcctcctcttcctctctcgGAACCACCTGAGCAGCGTCCCCGCGGGGCTGCCGCCGGCGCTGGAGGAGCTGCGGCTGGACGATAACCGCATCCACACCATCCCGCTGCGGGCCTTCGAGGGGCTGCCGGCGCTGCGGCGCCTGGTGCTGGACGGGAACCTCCTGGCGAACCAGCGCATGGCCGACGACACCTTCAGCCGCCTGGGGAACCTCAGCGAGCTCTCGCTGGGCCGCAACGCGCTGGCGGCGCCCCCCGCCAACCTGCCCCGGGCTCGGCTCCGCCGCCTCTCGCTGGCCGCCAACGCCATCAGCCACGTCCCGGCCGGAGCTCTGGCCAGGATGAGGGCCCTGGAGCGGCTGGATCTGTCGGACAACAACCTGACCACGCTGCCCAGGGGGCTCTTCGACGACCTGGGCAGCCTGAGCCACCTGGGGCTGCGTAACAACCCCTGGTTCTGCGGCTGTAACCTGGCCTGGCTGCGGGACTGGCTGCGGCGCCGCGCTCCGCCGCGCCTGGAGGTGcgggggctgctgtgccaggccccggcccggctgcgGGGGCTGCCGGTGGGAGAGCTCCGGGGGGAGATGGACGCTTGCGAGAACCCGGCAGGCGCGGCGGGAACGGGCGCGGGCCGTCCCCGCCCGTCTCGCCCGGCGTTTCCCGCGGCGCCGGGAGGAGCGGCCGCCGCCTCGCCGGGGCTCTGGGTGCAGGCGGCTCCCGGCGGGGCCCTGCGGGTCCGGTGGCCGCCGGCGCCTCCCGGGGCGTCgctgaggctgagctggctgcGGCCCGGGGGAGCGTGA